A DNA window from Theobroma cacao cultivar B97-61/B2 chromosome 5, Criollo_cocoa_genome_V2, whole genome shotgun sequence contains the following coding sequences:
- the LOC18599157 gene encoding dirigent protein 2 — protein sequence MATMLTTQSSIFFLILFTIISFSALAIAQQSDEVFSRYISPSSLGLKQEKLSHLHFYFHDIVSGKNSTAVRVAEAPSTNSSSSFFGAVVMMDDPLTIKPDVNSKMVGRAQGIYAFASQTDFSLLMVLNFVFTQGKYNGSTLSVLGRNKVVSTVREMPIVGGSGVFRFARGYAQARTYSNSQTDSIVEYNVYVFHY from the coding sequence ATGGCCACAATGCTTACAACGCAAAGCTCCATCTTCTTCCTTATTCTATTTACCATCATCTCTTTCTCAGCCCTTGCTATCGCTCAACAATCTGATGAGGTTTTCTCAAGGTATATATCCCCATCATCACTAGGGCTCAAGCAAGAGAAACTATCCCACCTTCACTTCTACTTCCACGACATAGTCTCCGGCAAAAATTCTACTGCTGTCCGCGTTGCCGAAGCACCCTCAACCAACAGTTCCTCATCGTTCTTCGGAGCCGTGGTGATGATGGACGACCCTTTGACGATCAAGCCCGATGTCAACTCCAAAATGGTGGGAAGAGCTCAAGGAATCTATGCATTTGCATCGCAAACTGACTTTAGCTTGTTAATGGTGCTCAACTTCGTTTTCACCCAAGGGAAATATAATGGTAGCACTCTTAGTGTTTTGGGGCGCAACAAGGTTGTTTCCACCGTGAGGGAGATGCCGATCGTTGGCGGGAGTGGGGTTTTTCGGTTTGCTCGTGGGTATGCTCAGGCGAGGACTTACTCAAATTCTCAAACCGATTCCATTGTGGAGTATAATGTTTATGTGTTCCATTATTGA